One Desertifilum tharense IPPAS B-1220 genomic window, AATGGAGACGATCGAACCACTGCGACGGCATTGAGCCGCTTGCACGTCTACCCAGGAGTGGGTACGATTCGAGCCAGCTCGGTGAAATGCAGCCAGATGATGGCGACCGATTAACGGCGTTAGCGCTTCTTGGATTAGGGTTTCATCTAGCGGCTCATAATAATAATGCCAACTAAAGGGACGCACAAACAAGTTGGGTTGCGCTTCGGTGTACAGCGTATAGCGGTAGCGCCGCCAAGTCGCCGAGAAACGGGCGTGCCAGTTCGCTTCCACTGCGGCCGAAGCCCGGATCAAGATATCGTTGGGCAGTCGCGAATTTAAAACGCTGGCCCAGCGATGAGCCGGGATGGGGCCGGTGGCATCAAAATGCGCCACTTGGGCGGCGGCGTGAACGCCTGTATCGGTTCTGCCTGCGGCAGTCACGCTTACAGGACGTTGGAGGATATCGGCTAAAACCGCTTCTATCTCCGCTTGAACCGTACGTTCCTGGGCTTGTCGCTGCCAACCATGAAAATGAGTGCCCAGGTATTGAATTACCAGGGCAACTCGTTGCTTGTCTGTCGTCTGTTGTCCGCTATTCATGGCGTTTTGCCTTTTGTTGTTGGAAAACCCACAACAAAGGACGATTCACCTAAACCAGTTCAATAATCGCCATTTCAGCGTTATCTCCCCGACGGCGTACCGTGGGAAGAATGCGCGTGTAACCGCCATTGCGATCGCCATAACGGTTGGGCGCTTGCTCAAACAGGGCATGAACGAGTTGCTTTTTCTCCCGACGGTGCTGATCCTTATCGGGAGAGCCACTCAAGTACAGATAGCCCAGCACTTGACGACGAGAAGACAGCGATCCATCTTTAGCCAAGGTAATCATTTTCTCAGCTTCAGCCCGAACCGCTTTCGCTCTAGCTTTCGTGGTGGTAATTCGCCCGTGACGAATGAGTTCAGTAGTGAGCGCTCTTAACAGCGCTCGACGTTGGTCGGCAGGTCTGCCAAGTTGGGGTACGCGACGACGGTGACGCATAGTATAGTGACGGATTAAGGTGGACAATAGACCGTTGGTTCAGACTGAAAAAATCCAGCATTCACCAACGGATGCTTTAGGTTTTTGAGGGCTTCTCGTGGGGAAGCGTAATCCCTAAACGAACCTGTAGGGCTTCAATGACTTCTTCTGCCGATTTTTGCCCAAAGTTCTTGATCTCCAGGAGATCCTCTTGGGTATAATCCAACAGGTCAGAAACGGAATTAATTTGGGCCCGTTTCAGACAGTTGTAAGCCCGTACAGAAAGCTGAAGTTCCTCAATCGGAATTTGGCTAGTGGGATCTTCGCTATCGGGCGCTTCGTCTTTCATCTGCTCGAAGGTAATATCCTTGAGCGGATTAAAGAGATCGACGAGAATGTTTGCAGCCTGGGATAAAGCTTCTTGCGGGGTGAGGCTGCCATTCGTCCAGATGTCCATAATCAGACGGTCTTTTTCCAAAGACCCCCCAACGCGGGCATCTTCAACGGTGTAGTTCACCTTCCGCACGGGCATGAAGATCGCATCGAGTTGCAGAAAGTCAAGCGCTGTGGCTTCATCGCGAGTCCGATCGACGGAGCGATATCCCGTCCCGGTTTCAATCCGAAACTCCATCTCTAGGGTTGCCCCTGGAGCCAGGGTTGCAACATACTGACTGCCGTTGATCAGATCGACATCGGAGGGGACATCAAACATTTCAGCGGTGACAGTTGCCGGCCCGCTTGCCAGCAAACGCCCAATTTGGGGCTGCGAGGAATAGTTTCTTAAAACTATTTCCTTCATATTGAGCAAAATATCCAGAACGTCCTCGCGAACGCCTGGAATGGTTGCAAACTCGTGATTAACTCCCGCAATTCGCACGGCGGTGACTGCGGAGCCTTCTAAGTTAGACAACAGAACTCTGCGGAGCGCGTTGCCCACGGTGGTTCCTTGACCGCGCTCTAAAGGTTCTAAAATAAATCGACTGTACTGACTTTGATCCTTTTCGGTGTAGGATTCTACGCACTCAACCTGAAACTGCGCCACGGAGCGACCTCCCTTCGCCTGAATTCTAGGGGGCAGACTTGACCCAACCTAGTTCTGTTCACTGTAGTTTTCTGTTGCTGCTTTTTCCGGTTGGAGCCAACCCAAGCCTCAAGGTTGACACAGCAACAGAGTAATAGAGGAACTGGAGTTCCCTAAACTCGACGCCGTTTGGGCGGACGGCAACCGTTGTGCGGAATGGGGGTAACGTCCCGAATTAAGGTGATCTCTAGTCCAGAGCCTTGCAGGGCCCGAATTGCGGTTTCCCGACCGGCACCTGGGCCGCTCACCATAACTTCTACTTGGCGCATCCCTTGATCCATTGCTCGCCGTGCTGCGTTGTCAGCAGCCGTTTGAGCGGCGAAAGGGGTGCCTTTCTTCGCGCCTTTGAATCCACTTGAACCCGCAGAAGCCCAAGAGAGGACTTCGCCGTTAGGTGTGGTAATCGAAACGATGGTGTTGTTGAAGGTGGATTGAATGTGGGCCACTCCACTAGGAACATTGCGTTTCTGCTTTTTTGCCCCGGATTTTTTGACTTGTCGCGCCATATCGGTTGTATTGACTCAATAGCTTCAGATTGAACGAGAGCAAGGGTTGCTCCCTTGTCAGCAAACTTATTTCTTCGCTGAGGCTTTCTTCTTACCCGCCACCGTGCGACGAGTTCCGCGACGAGTCCGAGCATTGGTGCGAGTCCGCTGTCCTCTCACGGGTAAGCCCATGCGGTGACGCCGCCCTCGGTAGGTTCCGATGTCCATGAGGCGCTTGATGTTCATCGCTTCTAAGCGCCTTAAGTCCCCCTCAACTTGGTAGTTGGTTTCTACGGCCTGCCGCAAGGCAGCAACGTCGGCGTCACTTAAATCTTTAACTCGGGTGTCTGGATTGACTCCAGTTGCCGCTAAAATCTCTTTAGACCGCGTCAGCCCAATTCCGTAGATGTAGGTCAGACCAATTTCGACACGCTTATCGCGTGGAAGGTCTACACCAGCAATCCGTGCCACGCTTTTTTCTCCCTTATCTTGTTTTTCACTCTACAATTCTCAATATTCCAGACGGCGCTGAGTGCCTACACGTCTGACACAGGTTTGGCAGGTTCTTAACCTTGACGCTGTTTATGCTTTGGGTTAGAACAGATAACCATTACTCGACCTTTGCGGCGAATAATGCGACACTTTTCACAGATTTTACGAACTGAAGATCGAACTTTCATGCCCTATTTGGCAACACTACAAATATGATACGATATCACTTTTTGAGGTGGTTTGTCAAATAATAGTGACTAAAATTCCATATTAGGTTTCGTCTATCCTAATTCAAGCAAGCCCGTGGGCTGCTAGTCGCTTATTTTTTGCGGAGACGGTAAGTAATTCTACCTTTGGTTAAATCGTAGGGGGTCAGTTCGACCTTAACGCGATCGCCCGGAAGAATTTTGATGTAGTTGCGGCGAATTTTGCCAGAAATATGAGCTAAAACGTTAAACCCATTATCAAGATCCACGCGGAACATTGCGTTCGGCAAAGATTCCGTAACTGTTCCCTCCATTTCGATCAAGTCTTGTTTAGCCAATTTTGCAATTCCTCTAGGTGTGATATTGACAAATGCTTCGACAGCAAAAGATTCCCGCTAGTCGCAGGCCTTTAATATATCTTATCAAATGCTCATGCTAAAAGATGTAACCCGATGGCTACATCTGACTGCTCAACTTAATTAAACTAAGCTCCAATCGCTTGCTGGATGGCGCTCGTCACCGCTTCCATTGACTGATTGCCATTAATTGAAGCCAATTGCTGACGCTGATGATAAAAATCAACCAAAGGGGCTGTCTCATCGCGATAGACCTCTAAACGGCGGCGAATCGTTTCCTCGTTGTCGTCCTTGCGACCTCTAGCCAGCATCCGCTGAACGATCACCTCATCCGGCACTTCCAAATTAATAGCGGCGTCGCAGTGTTGGTGAATATCTGATAGCATCCGATCGAGGGCTTCCGCTTGAGCCACATTGCGCGGAAAACCATCTAAGATCCAGCCCGGTTCAGTATCCGATTGATGCAAGCGCTCCTGCACCAAGTCTAATACCAATCGATCGGGAACCAGTTCGCCCCTATCCATATAGGACTGAGCTTTTTGTCCTAAAGGAGTTTGTTGGGTTACAGCAGTCCGCAAAATCTCGCCCGTTGAAATATGGGGAATTTGCCAGGTTTTTGCTAAATTTCCGGCTTGCGTTCCTTTGCCTGAACCGGGAGGACCTAAAAAAATCAATCGCGCCACTATTGTTTCACCATTCCTTCGTAACGTTGAGAGATCACGTAAGTCTGAATTTGCTTGGCCGTATCAATCGCAACGCCTACCAAAATCAGTAACGAGGTGGCTCCCAATCCTTGAAATGTTCTGACCTGGGTTGCACTTTCAACCGCTGTCGGAACAATTGCCACTAAGCCTAAGAAGATTGCACCTAAGAAGGTTAGCCGATTCAGCACTCGTTCAATATATTCGCTGGTGGCTCGACCGGGACGAATTCCGGGAATGCTCGATCCCATCTTTTTGAGGTTTTGAGCCAGATCGATGGGGTTTAAAATTAACGTTGCGTAGAAGTAGCTAAAGAACAGAATCAAGGTCAGGTAAATCAGGACGTACAGCCACGGAGTCGGGCCGGTGGGTCTGAGATACTGAACGACCCGCAATAATGTTTCGCTTCTCGCAAATCCTGCCAAAGCTTCGGGTAGAACTAAGACCGCAGAGGCAAAAATAATCGGCATCACTCCCCCCTGGTTTAACCGCAAGGGAAGATAGCTGCTTTTTTCCAGATACAGTTTGCGGCCGACTTGGCGGCGGGCAGAAATAATCGGGATGCGACGGGTTCCTTCTTGAACAAAGACAATCCCGACAATCATGACTAAAAAGACGAGCAGTAAGATGACAATACCGCCGACGACACTGCGATCGCCAGTAGAAGCTAAGTCAATTGTTTGACCCACGGATCGGGGGAGTGTCGAAACAATGTTGACAAAAATCAACAAAGATGCTCCGTTACCAATTCCCCGTTCTGTAATTAACTCTCCCAGCCACATCACAAACATCGAACCCGCACTTAAAGCAAGAACCGTCTCAACCACAAAAATTGGACCTGGATTGAGAGCGACTTGCTCGCGCACGAGCAGGAAGGCAATCCCCACACTTTGGATAATTGCCCACCCCAGCGCCACATAGCGAGTAATTTGCGAAATTTTCCGCCGTCCGGCTTCCCCTTCGTTTTTCTGCAAATCTTCCAACTGAGGAATTGCAGCCGTCAGGAGTTGCAAAATAATCGATGCATTAATAAAAGGCAAAATGCCTAGGGCGAAAATCCCCAATTGGGAAATCCCACCTCCCGAAAAGAGGTCTAGAAACCCAATCAACTGGTTGCCTTGAATTCTGGCAGCAAATTCTGCGCGATCGATGCCTGGAACAGGTAGATAGATACCCAGTCGAGCCAAGATCAGCAGACCAATTGTGGCGAGCAGCCGACCTCGCAACCCAGCCGCTTGCGCCATTTGTAGAAAGGTTTCTTGAGCAGTAGGAGTTTTGTCTCGACTGACGACCATGAAGGAGTACCTCTAGGTAGGGTTATCAAGAAACGAGCCTCTAAGTACGCCCTCAGTTAGTCAACCGCTTCGCAACTGCCCCCGGCCGACTCAATTTTTTGTCGAGCTGTTGCACTGAACTTAGCAGCCTTAACATTGAGGGCAACGGATAGATCGCCGTCCCCTAAGATTTTCAGCGGTCCGTTCTCCCCGGTGAGGATACCTGCTTCTAATAGAGAAACTAAGGTCACTTCAGTATTAGCCGGAAGAGATGCCAGTTGACCTACATTAATGGTAGTGTATCGCCGGGGGTTAATCACCGTAAAGTGTTTTAACTTAGGCAGGCGACGATACAGGGGCATTTGACCCCCTTCAAATCCCGGTCGAGTCCCGCGACCCGAACGCGATTTTTGTCCTCGCATCCCAAAACCGCCACTTGCGCCTTGTCCGGCGGCGATGCCTCGACCGACGCGACGGCGGCGTTTGCGAGACCCCTCTTGAGGGACAGCATCCTCTAATCTCATAGTTTTTTCCTGTGTCTGTTGTCCTTCAGCTTAGGTCATTAGTTTGGAGGACTAATGACAAGTTTGGTTTTAAGCGTAGAGATTTTCCGTAGGAATTCCCCGTTCTTGGGCAACTTCTGAGAAGGTGCGGAGACTTTCGAGGGCATCAACGGCAGCTCTAGCGTTGTTGAGGGGATTGTTAGACCCTAATTGCTTGGCCAATACGTTACGCACGCCTGCGAGTTCGAGAACGGTGCGGACAGCGCCCCCGGCAATTACCCCAGTACCTGGTGCGGCGGGTCGCATCAGAACTTTTGCGCCGGTTGCAGCCCCGGTGGTGGGATGGGGAATGGAGTTAGATTTGCTTAAGGGAACGTCAATGACGTGTTTTTTACCATCGGCAACGCCTTTGCGAACGGCTCCAATCACATCGCTAGCTTTACCGACGCCGACGCCAACTTGACCGCGTTCGTTACCTACGACAACGATCGCGCGGAAGCTGAGTTTTTTACCCCCTTTAACGACCTTAGTCACGCGGCGGATTTGAACCACGCGTTCTTGCCATTCGGTTTCTTTTTCGCGGTTGCGGTTATTCTTGCGGCGATTACCCGTGTTTTTTTCCATAGTGATGACCTTATGTGTCGGTTGCTTGTCGCTTAAACCGCTTTAGAAGCTTAAACCGGCTTCGCGAGCCGCTTCTGCTAAAGCGCGGACGCGACCGTGATATAAATTGCCGCCGCGATCGAAAACGACTTGGTTAATCCCTTGGTCTAAAGCCCGTTGAGCCACCAGTTTGCCAATTTGACTGGATGCTTCGCAGTTTTGACCATTGAGTTGCGATCGCAATTCCGGCTCTAGCGTCGAAGCTGCTGCGAGGGTGCGATGCTGAGTGTCGTCAATCACCTGAGCATAAATATGTTGATTCGAGCGAAAAACAGCTAAACGGGGACGCTCAGGAGTCCCAAACACCGTACGCCGAATGCGTCGATGTCTACGCTGCCTGGATTCTGTACGAGTCAGCTTCATAATTTCTATTTCTTCCCTGCTTTACCAGCCTTACGTCTGACCACTTCGCCCTGGTAACGAATCCCTTTGCCTTTGTAAACTTCAGGGGGTCGAACCGCGCGAATCTTGGCTGCTGTATTGCCAACAATTTCTTTATTAATGCCGCTAATCACGATTAGCGTGCCTTGATTGACCTTCTTTCCAGTGTTGTCTTCAATGGAAAGCTCAATTCCTTGGGGCGGAATAATCGGTACGGGGTTGCTGTAGCCGACATTCAAGGTTAAGTTCGTGCCTTGAGATTGGGCGCGATAACCCACCCCTTGGAGTTCGAGGCGTTTTTGGAATCCTTGGGAAACGCCTTCAACCATATTGGCGACTAAGGTACGGCATAAACCATGTCGCTGGCGGGCCGGACGAGAATCATCGCGCCGCTTCACGACTAAGGTATTACCATCTTGTTCGACGGTCGCTTCAGGGGGCAGAACGCGAGAAAGTTCGCCTTTAGGCCCTTTGACCGTCACTTCTTGACCCGATATGGTCACGCTAACCTGATCGGGAATCGTTATGGGACGCTTACCAATTCGAGACATAATTTTCCTAAGTTGCTCGCTGCTACAAAGTTTGCGACCAGCGGATTGATTCCTCTAGCGGGCTACCAGATGTAGCACAGGACTTCGCCGCCGACTCCTTGACGCCGTGCTTCTCGGTCGGTCATGATGCCGTGAGAGGTGGAGACAATGGCAATGCCAATGCCGCCCAGCACGCGGGGGAGTTCCTTGCGGTTCGAGTAAACGCGCAATCCCGGCTTGCTCACCCGCTTCAGTGCCGTAATAATCGGACGGCGGTTTTTGCCTTTATATTTCAAAGAAACCACTAAGCGTCGATCGACCCCTTCGCCCGCATCTTCATAATCAGCAATAAAGCCTTCGTCTTTTAAGACTTTGGCAATATTGCGAGTCATTTTTGTAGATGGAATTTCTGTGGTTTGATGCCGCGCCATGTTCGCGTTGCGAATGCGCGTTAGCATATCTGCAATTGTATCGTTCGCTGCCATCTTTCCCTCTTAGATATTACTGCTTCAGTTATCCCGGAAGGGCATTCCCATTTCTCGCAGCAAGGCGCGTCCTTCTTCGTCGCTGTTAGCCGTCGTAATGATGGAAATGTCCATGCCTCGGATCTGATCGATGCTGTCGTAGTCCACTTCTGGAAAAATGAGCTGCTCTTTTAATCCCAGAGTATAGTTACCGCGTCCATCGAAGCTTTTTGGGCTAACCCCACGGAAGTCGCGAATGCGGGGAAGGGCGAGGTTAAAGAGTCGATCGAGAAAAGCGTACATCCGTTCATTGCGGAGCGTCACCATCATCCCGACGGGCATTCCCTGGCGAATTTTAAAGCCTGCGATCGCTTTTTTGGCCCGCGTCACCACCGGCTTTTGTCCGGTAATCAGCGCGATTTCACTCAAAGAAGCTTCTAGAGCTTTAGCATTGCTTGAAGCTTCACCTAATCCCCGGTTAACGGTGACTTTGGTAAGTTTAGGCACTTGATGGATATTGGTGTATCTAAACTGTTCCATCAGTTTAGGCACGATGTCTTCTT contains:
- the truA gene encoding tRNA pseudouridine(38-40) synthase TruA, yielding MNSGQQTTDKQRVALVIQYLGTHFHGWQRQAQERTVQAEIEAVLADILQRPVSVTAAGRTDTGVHAAAQVAHFDATGPIPAHRWASVLNSRLPNDILIRASAAVEANWHARFSATWRRYRYTLYTEAQPNLFVRPFSWHYYYEPLDETLIQEALTPLIGRHHLAAFHRAGSNRTHSWVDVQAAQCRRSGSIVSIEVQANGFLYGMMRLLVGLLVEVGRKVRSPTDFQSIWTEERRDLVKYAAPAQGLCFLRVGYPQSPFPPEIWFDSQPQFLLPQASDLKAVNL
- the rplQ gene encoding 50S ribosomal protein L17; the encoded protein is MRHRRRVPQLGRPADQRRALLRALTTELIRHGRITTTKARAKAVRAEAEKMITLAKDGSLSSRRQVLGYLYLSGSPDKDQHRREKKQLVHALFEQAPNRYGDRNGGYTRILPTVRRRGDNAEMAIIELV
- a CDS encoding DNA-directed RNA polymerase subunit alpha → MAQFQVECVESYTEKDQSQYSRFILEPLERGQGTTVGNALRRVLLSNLEGSAVTAVRIAGVNHEFATIPGVREDVLDILLNMKEIVLRNYSSQPQIGRLLASGPATVTAEMFDVPSDVDLINGSQYVATLAPGATLEMEFRIETGTGYRSVDRTRDEATALDFLQLDAIFMPVRKVNYTVEDARVGGSLEKDRLIMDIWTNGSLTPQEALSQAANILVDLFNPLKDITFEQMKDEAPDSEDPTSQIPIEELQLSVRAYNCLKRAQINSVSDLLDYTQEDLLEIKNFGQKSAEEVIEALQVRLGITLPHEKPSKT
- the rpsK gene encoding 30S ribosomal protein S11 is translated as MARQVKKSGAKKQKRNVPSGVAHIQSTFNNTIVSITTPNGEVLSWASAGSSGFKGAKKGTPFAAQTAADNAARRAMDQGMRQVEVMVSGPGAGRETAIRALQGSGLEITLIRDVTPIPHNGCRPPKRRRV
- the rpsM gene encoding 30S ribosomal protein S13, whose amino-acid sequence is MARIAGVDLPRDKRVEIGLTYIYGIGLTRSKEILAATGVNPDTRVKDLSDADVAALRQAVETNYQVEGDLRRLEAMNIKRLMDIGTYRGRRHRMGLPVRGQRTRTNARTRRGTRRTVAGKKKASAKK
- the rpmJ gene encoding 50S ribosomal protein L36 yields the protein MKVRSSVRKICEKCRIIRRKGRVMVICSNPKHKQRQG
- the infA gene encoding translation initiation factor IF-1, whose protein sequence is MAKQDLIEMEGTVTESLPNAMFRVDLDNGFNVLAHISGKIRRNYIKILPGDRVKVELTPYDLTKGRITYRLRKK
- a CDS encoding adenylate kinase encodes the protein MARLIFLGPPGSGKGTQAGNLAKTWQIPHISTGEILRTAVTQQTPLGQKAQSYMDRGELVPDRLVLDLVQERLHQSDTEPGWILDGFPRNVAQAEALDRMLSDIHQHCDAAINLEVPDEVIVQRMLARGRKDDNEETIRRRLEVYRDETAPLVDFYHQRQQLASINGNQSMEAVTSAIQQAIGA
- the secY gene encoding preprotein translocase subunit SecY; translation: MVVSRDKTPTAQETFLQMAQAAGLRGRLLATIGLLILARLGIYLPVPGIDRAEFAARIQGNQLIGFLDLFSGGGISQLGIFALGILPFINASIILQLLTAAIPQLEDLQKNEGEAGRRKISQITRYVALGWAIIQSVGIAFLLVREQVALNPGPIFVVETVLALSAGSMFVMWLGELITERGIGNGASLLIFVNIVSTLPRSVGQTIDLASTGDRSVVGGIVILLLVFLVMIVGIVFVQEGTRRIPIISARRQVGRKLYLEKSSYLPLRLNQGGVMPIIFASAVLVLPEALAGFARSETLLRVVQYLRPTGPTPWLYVLIYLTLILFFSYFYATLILNPIDLAQNLKKMGSSIPGIRPGRATSEYIERVLNRLTFLGAIFLGLVAIVPTAVESATQVRTFQGLGATSLLILVGVAIDTAKQIQTYVISQRYEGMVKQ
- the rplO gene encoding 50S ribosomal protein L15; its protein translation is MRLEDAVPQEGSRKRRRRVGRGIAAGQGASGGFGMRGQKSRSGRGTRPGFEGGQMPLYRRLPKLKHFTVINPRRYTTINVGQLASLPANTEVTLVSLLEAGILTGENGPLKILGDGDLSVALNVKAAKFSATARQKIESAGGSCEAVD
- the rpsE gene encoding 30S ribosomal protein S5 — translated: MEKNTGNRRKNNRNREKETEWQERVVQIRRVTKVVKGGKKLSFRAIVVVGNERGQVGVGVGKASDVIGAVRKGVADGKKHVIDVPLSKSNSIPHPTTGAATGAKVLMRPAAPGTGVIAGGAVRTVLELAGVRNVLAKQLGSNNPLNNARAAVDALESLRTFSEVAQERGIPTENLYA
- the rplR gene encoding 50S ribosomal protein L18; its protein translation is MKLTRTESRQRRHRRIRRTVFGTPERPRLAVFRSNQHIYAQVIDDTQHRTLAAASTLEPELRSQLNGQNCEASSQIGKLVAQRALDQGINQVVFDRGGNLYHGRVRALAEAAREAGLSF
- the rplF gene encoding 50S ribosomal protein L6 gives rise to the protein MSRIGKRPITIPDQVSVTISGQEVTVKGPKGELSRVLPPEATVEQDGNTLVVKRRDDSRPARQRHGLCRTLVANMVEGVSQGFQKRLELQGVGYRAQSQGTNLTLNVGYSNPVPIIPPQGIELSIEDNTGKKVNQGTLIVISGINKEIVGNTAAKIRAVRPPEVYKGKGIRYQGEVVRRKAGKAGKK
- the rpsH gene encoding 30S ribosomal protein S8, which codes for MAANDTIADMLTRIRNANMARHQTTEIPSTKMTRNIAKVLKDEGFIADYEDAGEGVDRRLVVSLKYKGKNRRPIITALKRVSKPGLRVYSNRKELPRVLGGIGIAIVSTSHGIMTDREARRQGVGGEVLCYIW
- the rplE gene encoding 50S ribosomal protein L5 → MATKPLKTRYQEDIVPKLMEQFRYTNIHQVPKLTKVTVNRGLGEASSNAKALEASLSEIALITGQKPVVTRAKKAIAGFKIRQGMPVGMMVTLRNERMYAFLDRLFNLALPRIRDFRGVSPKSFDGRGNYTLGLKEQLIFPEVDYDSIDQIRGMDISIITTANSDEEGRALLREMGMPFRDN